One window of Candidatus Methylocalor cossyra genomic DNA carries:
- a CDS encoding enoyl-ACP reductase FabI — protein MAFMHGKRALIVGVANNRSIAYGIAAAMVREGAEVALTYQNDKLRERVEKLAEELGAKPVLPCDVGSDEQIDTLFEELAKHWDGLDCIVHSVAFAPRQALEGDYLAAVNRDNFRIAHDISSYSFAALAKAGHRLMAGRRGALLTLSYLGAERAMPNYNVMGLAKASLEANVRYLAASLGPQGIRVNAISAGPIRTLAASGIADFRELVAKGEAAAPLRKSVTIEEVGNAAAFLCSDLASGITGEILYVDAGYHIVGLPGF, from the coding sequence ATGGCTTTCATGCACGGTAAGCGCGCGCTCATCGTTGGGGTCGCCAACAACCGCTCCATCGCCTACGGCATCGCCGCCGCCATGGTGCGGGAAGGGGCGGAGGTCGCCTTGACCTACCAGAACGACAAGCTGCGGGAACGGGTGGAGAAACTGGCGGAAGAGCTAGGTGCTAAGCCGGTACTGCCCTGTGACGTGGGCAGCGACGAGCAGATCGATACCCTGTTCGAGGAGCTCGCCAAGCACTGGGATGGCCTCGACTGTATCGTCCATTCCGTTGCCTTTGCGCCGCGCCAGGCCTTGGAGGGCGACTACCTGGCGGCAGTAAACCGGGACAACTTCCGCATCGCCCACGACATCAGTTCCTACAGCTTCGCCGCCCTGGCCAAGGCCGGCCATCGGCTGATGGCCGGGCGACGGGGGGCACTGCTCACCTTGAGTTACCTCGGTGCGGAACGGGCCATGCCCAACTACAACGTGATGGGCCTGGCCAAGGCCAGTCTCGAGGCGAATGTCCGCTATCTGGCGGCATCCCTGGGGCCGCAGGGCATCCGCGTCAACGCCATTTCCGCCGGCCCAATTCGCACCCTGGCCGCTTCCGGGATTGCCGATTTCCGCGAGTTGGTGGCGAAGGGCGAGGCGGCCGCACCGCTGCGCAAAAGCGTCACCATCGAGGAAGTGGGTAACGCCGCGGCGTTCCTGTGTTCGGATCTGGCCTCCGGCATCACCGGCGAAATTCTCTACGTGGACGCCGGCTATCACATCGTCGGTTTGCCCGGTTTCTGA
- a CDS encoding DUF2971 domain-containing protein, with the protein MIKNITERLYLESPEEPLYHYTTFAGLMGIVESRAIWASDIRYMNDSAEIKHTADLLGAEIAARLASRDANQKLLGQFTDWIANRMTNGHMLFGASFRSNGNLLSQWRGYSVLGKGVSIGFDPQYLVACARRQACRLGKCIYDLGEQKALIKQIVDEIQTLAQIHGENTDQSRRPPNQSYYDIFELMESDLLRIAAILKHPSFREEEEWRIVSPVLSDYVESPVQFREGTSMLVPYLEIKLTPDPQAPLEFEHVFLGPTPNINLSMNSLTMFLSKKGVNVRQGITYCQIPFRQR; encoded by the coding sequence ATGATCAAGAACATCACCGAGCGGCTCTACCTGGAAAGTCCGGAAGAGCCACTGTATCACTACACCACCTTCGCCGGCTTGATGGGCATCGTGGAAAGCCGCGCGATCTGGGCCAGCGACATCCGCTACATGAACGATTCGGCGGAGATCAAGCACACCGCCGACCTGCTCGGGGCGGAAATCGCTGCCCGGCTGGCCTCCCGCGACGCCAACCAGAAACTCCTCGGTCAATTCACCGACTGGATAGCCAATCGGATGACCAACGGGCACATGCTGTTTGGCGCCTCGTTCCGATCCAATGGCAATCTGCTCAGCCAATGGCGCGGCTACAGCGTGCTGGGAAAAGGCGTCAGCATCGGCTTCGATCCCCAGTACCTGGTCGCCTGTGCCCGGCGCCAAGCCTGCCGCCTAGGGAAGTGCATCTACGACCTCGGCGAGCAGAAGGCGCTGATCAAACAGATCGTGGATGAAATCCAGACCCTGGCCCAGATCCACGGTGAAAACACCGACCAATCCCGGCGCCCGCCGAACCAGTCGTACTACGACATCTTCGAGCTCATGGAAAGCGATCTGCTCCGCATCGCGGCGATCCTCAAGCATCCTTCCTTTCGTGAGGAGGAGGAATGGCGCATCGTGTCCCCGGTATTGAGCGATTACGTCGAGTCCCCGGTGCAGTTCCGGGAAGGCACGTCGATGCTGGTGCCCTATTTGGAGATCAAACTGACCCCGGACCCCCAGGCACCCCTCGAGTTTGAGCATGTCTTCCTAGGGCCCACGCCCAACATCAATCTTTCCATGAACTCGCTGACCATGTTCCTTTCGAAAAAGGGCGTAAACGTGAGACAGGGCATCACCTACTGCCAAATTCCTTTCCGGCAGCGCTAA
- a CDS encoding DegT/DnrJ/EryC1/StrS family aminotransferase → MIPMVDLRTQYARLKDEIQQSLQEVLESCTFVLGPNVEAFEREAAAYLGVEHAVGCASGTDALHLALLAAGVGAGDEVITPAFTFVATAEAIRYLGAKPVFVDIDPRTFNIDPDAIEPAITEKTKAVLPVHLFGQPADLPRISALCAKYGLLLIEDCAQSFGASIGGKRTGSFGIGAGFSFFPSKNLGGYGDGGLITTPSAELASQLRLLRNHGSAARYHHDRVGYNSRLDEIQAAILRVKLRHIDEFNAGRRRVAQRYSELLAGLPVETPYEDGVGVHVYHQYTLLSERRDAIMAALQKAGIACAIYYPVPLHRQRAFAEDCPGLTLPVTEWVAARCLSLPMYPELEDAAIQRIVAVIGEALNG, encoded by the coding sequence ATGATCCCCATGGTCGATCTTAGGACCCAATACGCCCGCCTCAAGGACGAAATCCAACAGAGCCTCCAGGAGGTTTTGGAGAGCTGCACCTTCGTGCTCGGGCCCAATGTCGAGGCTTTCGAACGGGAAGCCGCTGCCTACCTGGGGGTGGAGCACGCCGTCGGCTGCGCCTCGGGCACCGACGCCTTGCACCTGGCCCTGCTGGCTGCCGGGGTGGGCGCTGGCGACGAAGTCATCACCCCGGCCTTCACCTTTGTCGCCACCGCGGAAGCGATCCGCTACCTCGGTGCCAAGCCGGTGTTCGTGGACATTGACCCACGCACCTTCAACATCGATCCGGATGCCATCGAGCCCGCCATCACGGAAAAGACCAAAGCGGTCCTACCGGTGCACCTGTTTGGCCAACCGGCGGATCTGCCCCGGATCTCGGCGCTGTGCGCCAAGTATGGCCTCCTCCTCATCGAAGACTGCGCCCAGTCCTTCGGCGCCTCCATCGGCGGCAAGCGCACCGGTTCCTTCGGCATCGGCGCCGGGTTCAGTTTCTTTCCCAGCAAGAACCTCGGCGGCTACGGGGACGGCGGGCTGATCACCACCCCTTCCGCGGAGCTGGCGTCGCAGCTGCGGCTCCTGCGCAATCACGGTTCCGCCGCCCGTTACCACCATGACCGGGTGGGTTACAACAGCCGGCTGGACGAAATCCAGGCCGCGATCCTGCGGGTCAAGCTGCGCCACATCGACGAGTTCAATGCCGGCCGACGGCGCGTCGCCCAGCGCTATTCGGAGCTTCTCGCCGGACTGCCGGTGGAGACGCCCTACGAAGACGGCGTCGGCGTTCACGTGTATCACCAGTACACCCTGCTCAGCGAGCGGCGCGATGCCATCATGGCAGCGCTTCAGAAGGCCGGTATCGCCTGCGCCATCTATTATCCCGTGCCGCTCCACCGGCAGCGGGCGTTCGCCGAGGATTGCCCCGGCCTCACCCTGCCGGTCACCGAATGGGTGGCGGCGCGCTGTCTGTCGCTGCCCATGTATCCGGAACTGGAAGACGCCGCCATCCAGCGCATCGTGGCGGTGATCGGCGAGGCGCTGAATGGCTGA
- the lpxB gene encoding lipid-A-disaccharide synthase, whose amino-acid sequence MAEPGPLVMLSAGEASGDRHAAQLFLELRKLLPGVRAIGMGGPALREAGVELCYDSSAIGVIGLAEILRHYGEIRRALKIMREAARRHRPDLLVCVDYKEFNFRLAKAAKACGVKVLFYVSPQVWAWRPGRVKTYGRIVDHMAVIFPFEVPFYQAHGVPVTYVGHPLAGKVRTTLSREQARDRYGFAATPLIGLLPGSRRNEIKRLLPVLLEAAGRLAAEFEGAQFLLCQAPTVEDQALQEYLEGAKLRIRVVKGQDYDALGCCDAVITVSGTATLEVALLGLPMVIVYRLAPLSYWLGRQLVSIPYIGLPNILAGRSIVREFIQHQANAANIAGEIGKILRDRDYAEAIRRDLRGIREVLGERDGSRELARLAAGMLGARV is encoded by the coding sequence ATGGCTGAACCCGGCCCCTTGGTGATGCTGTCCGCCGGGGAGGCTTCCGGCGACCGCCACGCTGCCCAGCTGTTTCTGGAGCTGCGCAAGCTCCTTCCCGGAGTGCGCGCCATCGGCATGGGCGGCCCGGCCCTCCGGGAAGCCGGCGTGGAGCTCTGCTACGATTCCTCTGCCATCGGCGTGATCGGGCTGGCAGAAATTCTCCGCCACTACGGTGAGATTCGGCGTGCCCTCAAGATCATGCGGGAAGCGGCCCGCCGCCACCGGCCCGATCTCCTGGTCTGTGTGGACTACAAGGAATTTAACTTCCGGTTGGCCAAGGCGGCCAAAGCCTGCGGGGTCAAGGTGTTGTTCTACGTCAGCCCCCAGGTCTGGGCCTGGCGGCCGGGGCGAGTCAAGACCTATGGCCGGATCGTCGATCACATGGCGGTGATCTTCCCGTTCGAAGTGCCGTTTTATCAAGCCCATGGGGTGCCGGTGACCTATGTGGGGCACCCTTTGGCCGGCAAAGTGCGGACCACCCTGAGCCGGGAACAGGCCCGGGACCGCTACGGTTTCGCTGCCACCCCGCTGATCGGCCTCCTCCCCGGCAGCCGCCGCAACGAGATCAAGCGCTTGCTGCCGGTGCTGCTGGAGGCCGCGGGCCGCCTGGCGGCGGAGTTCGAGGGGGCGCAATTCCTGCTCTGCCAGGCGCCGACGGTGGAGGACCAGGCGTTGCAAGAGTACCTGGAGGGGGCGAAGCTCCGCATCCGGGTGGTCAAGGGCCAGGATTACGATGCCCTGGGGTGCTGCGACGCGGTGATCACGGTGTCCGGCACTGCGACCCTGGAAGTGGCCCTGCTTGGCCTCCCCATGGTCATCGTGTACCGCCTCGCCCCGCTTAGCTACTGGCTGGGCCGGCAGCTGGTGAGCATTCCCTATATCGGGTTGCCGAACATTCTCGCCGGCCGATCCATCGTGCGCGAATTCATCCAGCACCAGGCCAATGCCGCCAACATCGCCGGCGAAATCGGCAAGATCCTGCGCGATCGGGACTATGCCGAGGCCATACGCCGCGACCTGCGGGGAATCCGGGAGGTGCTGGGCGAGCGGGACGGCTCCCGGGAACTGGCGCGCTTGGCTGCTGGAATGCTCGGGGCGCGGGTTTAG
- a CDS encoding bifunctional diguanylate cyclase/phosphodiesterase, whose protein sequence is MSQHEARVKRLLGQLIEDEQLSVLFQPIVSLDRQAIYGYEGLVRGPEHSLLNRPKFLFAAAAKYGRLRELDALCRKLIVREFARLQLPGCLFLNLSPGALTDPAFLRDPLLDQLRRYGVPPDRVVVEVAERSAADLARLRLPLQRCREWGFQIALEVSAADPSLGPFRTETTPDFLKLDRHCIQGLDQDQTQRQTLTAFLDTATALGCQVIFKGVETRTEYTFLLQLGAKLAQGFHFACPQKVPDTVAKREWFGEPRPRSIFSDQLTAALLVQTIPTVPSDMPVQDVGELFHADEGLPSVAVVRGLEVLGLIPRSEVLNLLASRYGRDLFGRLPVRDFLRKSTLMVDLETPLEEVSRLLTNAVDHHREEFLVTDGGRLVGKGTLLDLLRTITEVQVNRARYANPLTLLPGNVVIQQRLGDFLKAGQPFHVAYCDLDHFKAYNDAYGYLRGDEVIQLLGRLLVQYADPERDFVGHIGGDDFIVLFRSPDWRERCFELLQTFEAVIPDQYSARDRCNGGIYGTDRDGQPRHFPFVALSIGVVPVTAPHPGISPELIAEWAAAAKAKAKEREGNALCVEDPRPGSGPTPGSRLAAGTY, encoded by the coding sequence GTGAGCCAACACGAAGCCCGCGTCAAACGACTGCTCGGGCAGCTGATCGAAGACGAGCAGCTGTCGGTCCTGTTCCAACCCATCGTCAGCCTGGACCGCCAGGCGATCTACGGTTACGAGGGATTGGTCCGGGGCCCCGAGCATTCCCTGCTTAATCGCCCCAAGTTCCTGTTCGCGGCAGCCGCCAAATACGGGCGGCTGAGGGAGCTAGACGCCCTATGCCGCAAGCTCATCGTGCGCGAGTTCGCCCGGCTCCAATTGCCCGGCTGCCTGTTCTTGAACTTGAGCCCTGGGGCCTTGACCGACCCCGCCTTCCTTCGCGACCCCCTACTCGATCAGCTGCGGCGGTACGGCGTGCCCCCCGACCGGGTGGTGGTCGAGGTCGCCGAGCGGTCGGCCGCAGATCTTGCCCGGCTACGGCTTCCCCTTCAGCGCTGTCGGGAATGGGGCTTCCAGATCGCCCTGGAGGTTTCCGCCGCCGATCCTTCCCTGGGCCCATTCCGGACCGAAACCACCCCGGATTTCTTGAAGCTGGACCGGCATTGTATCCAAGGTCTGGACCAGGACCAAACCCAGCGCCAAACCCTGACCGCTTTCCTCGATACCGCCACAGCCCTCGGTTGTCAGGTCATCTTCAAGGGGGTGGAAACTAGGACCGAGTACACCTTTCTACTCCAGCTCGGCGCCAAGTTGGCGCAGGGCTTCCATTTCGCCTGTCCGCAGAAGGTTCCCGACACGGTGGCAAAGCGAGAGTGGTTCGGTGAACCGCGGCCGCGCTCGATCTTTTCCGACCAACTCACCGCCGCCCTGTTGGTGCAGACCATCCCCACGGTGCCGTCGGATATGCCGGTGCAAGACGTGGGCGAATTGTTCCACGCCGACGAGGGACTCCCTTCGGTGGCGGTGGTGCGGGGCCTCGAGGTATTGGGCTTGATCCCCCGGAGCGAGGTCCTGAACCTGCTGGCGAGCCGCTACGGCCGGGACCTGTTCGGGCGCCTGCCGGTCCGGGATTTCCTGCGCAAATCCACTCTGATGGTGGATTTGGAGACGCCCTTGGAGGAAGTCAGCCGTCTCCTGACCAACGCGGTCGACCACCATCGAGAAGAGTTCCTGGTGACCGACGGTGGCCGGCTCGTGGGCAAGGGCACCTTGCTGGACCTGTTGCGCACCATCACCGAGGTCCAGGTGAACCGCGCCCGCTATGCCAATCCCCTGACCCTGTTGCCAGGCAACGTGGTGATCCAACAGCGGCTCGGCGATTTCCTCAAGGCCGGCCAGCCGTTCCATGTCGCCTACTGCGACTTGGACCATTTCAAAGCCTACAACGACGCCTATGGCTATCTGCGCGGCGACGAAGTGATTCAACTGCTGGGGCGGTTGCTGGTCCAGTATGCCGACCCGGAGCGCGATTTCGTCGGCCACATCGGCGGCGATGACTTCATCGTCCTGTTCCGGAGCCCCGACTGGCGGGAACGCTGCTTCGAACTGCTGCAGACCTTCGAGGCCGTCATCCCCGACCAGTACAGCGCCCGCGACCGGTGCAACGGCGGGATCTATGGCACCGACCGCGACGGCCAGCCGCGTCATTTTCCCTTCGTGGCCCTGTCCATCGGGGTGGTGCCCGTGACCGCGCCCCACCCCGGGATCAGCCCCGAGCTCATCGCCGAGTGGGCCGCCGCCGCCAAAGCCAAGGCCAAAGAGCGGGAGGGTAACGCGCTATGCGTCGAAGATCCCCGCCCCGGGTCCGGCCCGACCCCGGGCAGTCGCCTAGCCGCCGGAACGTACTGA
- a CDS encoding GreA/GreB family elongation factor — protein MSRAFVKETDGQDDVALPERPQSPHVNYITPAGFERLQAQVRELSALRNSLAEREDLGSRQQLKLVERDLGYYTERLRRAVVVQPEGQPGDRVHFGATVEVEDAEGQRTVFTIVGEDEADAATGRISWVSPLARALLNARVGQTVLWKRPIGDKELEIISIGKG, from the coding sequence ATGAGTCGTGCTTTCGTCAAGGAAACCGATGGCCAGGATGACGTGGCTCTCCCGGAGCGACCCCAGAGCCCCCATGTCAACTATATTACGCCCGCCGGTTTCGAGCGCTTACAGGCGCAGGTCCGAGAACTGAGCGCCCTCAGGAACAGCTTGGCCGAGCGGGAGGACCTCGGGAGCCGCCAGCAGCTCAAGCTGGTCGAGCGGGACCTCGGCTATTACACGGAACGCCTTCGGCGGGCGGTCGTGGTGCAGCCCGAGGGTCAGCCGGGCGACCGGGTGCACTTCGGGGCCACGGTGGAAGTGGAGGATGCCGAGGGCCAGCGCACGGTGTTCACCATCGTCGGCGAGGACGAGGCCGATGCTGCGACAGGCCGGATCAGTTGGGTATCCCCGTTGGCCCGGGCGCTCTTGAACGCGCGGGTGGGCCAGACGGTCCTATGGAAACGGCCCATCGGCGATAAGGAACTGGAAATCATCTCCATCGGCAAGGGTTGA
- a CDS encoding M48 family metallopeptidase — MPHDFPLPYGIRYSRRATRLRLIVKASGVELVVPSALGEERALEFLQRHRAWAERKMVELQGRLPTHAGLPQRLETGATLPFQGREVPLVVQGARDRRARVEFDGRFLITVPVTDPAQTEWRVRMALFGWVKVWLAGEAAQLAAQHAGKFGLQPREIRVKRMRSRWGSCGPGNDVNLNWLLAFTPPGVLEYVMVHELCHIRHRDHSARFWDLVARHLPGYLEQRQWLQRHGAELLRRLA, encoded by the coding sequence ATGCCCCACGACTTTCCGCTGCCCTACGGCATCCGCTACAGCCGGCGTGCTACCCGTCTGCGCCTAATCGTCAAGGCCAGCGGGGTCGAACTGGTAGTCCCTTCGGCGCTGGGCGAGGAGCGCGCGCTGGAATTCCTGCAGCGGCACCGGGCCTGGGCCGAGCGCAAGATGGTGGAGCTGCAGGGCCGGTTGCCGACCCATGCCGGGTTGCCGCAACGGCTGGAGACCGGCGCGACCCTGCCCTTCCAGGGCCGGGAGGTGCCGCTGGTGGTACAGGGAGCGCGGGACCGTCGGGCGCGGGTGGAATTCGACGGCCGTTTCCTGATCACGGTGCCGGTCACCGATCCGGCCCAGACCGAGTGGCGGGTGCGGATGGCCCTGTTTGGTTGGGTCAAGGTGTGGCTAGCCGGGGAGGCCGCCCAGCTGGCCGCCCAGCATGCTGGAAAGTTCGGGCTGCAGCCCCGGGAGATCCGCGTCAAGCGCATGCGCAGCCGGTGGGGCAGCTGCGGCCCGGGCAACGATGTCAACCTCAACTGGCTGCTGGCCTTCACCCCGCCGGGGGTACTCGAGTACGTGATGGTGCACGAGCTGTGCCACATCCGCCACCGCGACCATTCCGCCCGCTTCTGGGACCTGGTGGCGCGCCATCTGCCGGGCTATCTCGAGCAGCGGCAGTGGTTGCAGCGGCATGGCGCCGAACTGCTGCGGCGCCTGGCGTGA
- a CDS encoding protein disulfide oxidoreductase, whose amino-acid sequence MGKSRTRTWLAMVAGVALLVLAQELANRPLVTGTPPELRGPMADGRTFEGLSTLGRPALIYFWASWCQVCRAMQGTLAELARHVPLITVALQSGDATEVRRYLASQGLDLPAVVDPDGAIGRAYGVRGVPAVFVLGRDGAIHSATLGYSTAWGLRLRLWWAGWSGN is encoded by the coding sequence TTGGGCAAATCCCGGACGCGAACCTGGCTGGCCATGGTGGCCGGGGTGGCACTGTTGGTGCTGGCGCAGGAGCTGGCGAACCGCCCGCTGGTGACCGGAACGCCCCCGGAGCTGCGCGGTCCGATGGCGGACGGGCGGACCTTCGAGGGGCTTTCCACCCTCGGCCGGCCGGCCCTGATCTACTTCTGGGCCAGTTGGTGCCAGGTCTGCCGGGCCATGCAGGGGACGTTGGCGGAACTCGCCCGCCACGTGCCCCTGATCACGGTGGCCCTGCAATCGGGCGATGCCACCGAGGTGCGGCGCTATCTCGCGAGCCAGGGGCTCGATCTGCCGGCGGTTGTGGATCCGGACGGCGCCATCGGCCGGGCCTACGGGGTGCGCGGGGTACCGGCTGTGTTTGTGCTCGGCCGGGACGGGGCGATCCATTCCGCCACCCTGGGTTATAGCACCGCTTGGGGATTGCGGCTGCGCCTGTGGTGGGCGGGCTGGTCCGGGAATTGA
- a CDS encoding NAD(P)H-quinone oxidoreductase yields MTPLLPATMAAVEITAPGGPEVLQPCRRPVPAPGPGEVLIKVVAAGVNRPDLLQRRGLYPPPPGASDLPGLEIAGEVVAQGPGVDRPAVGTYVCALVTGGGYAEYCPAAAPLCLPVPAGLDPVAAAALPETFFTVWSNVFERGGLRAGDRFLVHGGAGGIGTTAIQLAREFGAEVFATAGTPEKCAFCERLGARAIDYRREDFVARLRDWTGGAGLDLILDPIGGPYLQRNLDCLAAGGRLLLIALQGGSRAEVNLVPLLVKGLTVTGSTLRPRSIADKARIAAALREQVWPLLEAGRVAPVIHGTFPLAEAGAAHRLMEGSGHIGKLVLVTG; encoded by the coding sequence ATGACTCCCCTCCTTCCCGCCACCATGGCTGCAGTGGAGATCACCGCCCCCGGCGGCCCGGAGGTGCTGCAGCCGTGCCGCCGGCCGGTTCCGGCCCCGGGCCCCGGCGAGGTTTTGATCAAGGTGGTGGCGGCCGGCGTCAATCGGCCCGACCTGTTGCAGCGCCGCGGCCTCTACCCGCCGCCGCCGGGGGCCTCGGATCTTCCCGGGCTCGAAATCGCCGGCGAGGTGGTGGCCCAGGGCCCGGGGGTCGACCGGCCCGCGGTCGGCACCTATGTCTGCGCCCTGGTCACCGGGGGCGGCTACGCCGAGTACTGCCCCGCGGCAGCGCCCCTGTGCCTGCCCGTGCCGGCGGGCTTGGACCCGGTGGCGGCGGCGGCGCTGCCGGAAACCTTCTTCACGGTATGGAGCAACGTGTTCGAGCGGGGCGGGCTCAGGGCCGGCGACCGTTTTCTGGTCCACGGCGGCGCCGGCGGGATCGGCACCACGGCGATCCAACTGGCGCGGGAATTCGGCGCCGAGGTGTTCGCCACCGCCGGCACCCCGGAAAAATGTGCCTTCTGCGAACGGCTGGGGGCGCGGGCGATCGATTACCGGCGGGAGGATTTCGTCGCCCGCCTCCGGGACTGGACGGGCGGGGCGGGCCTCGACCTGATCCTGGACCCGATCGGCGGCCCCTACTTGCAGCGCAATCTGGATTGCCTGGCGGCAGGGGGGCGGTTGCTCCTGATCGCCCTGCAGGGCGGCTCGAGAGCCGAGGTCAATCTAGTGCCCTTGTTGGTGAAGGGCCTGACCGTCACCGGATCCACCCTGCGGCCGCGCAGCATTGCGGACAAGGCACGGATCGCCGCCGCCCTGCGGGAGCAGGTGTGGCCCTTGCTGGAAGCGGGGCGGGTGGCGCCGGTGATTCATGGCACCTTCCCGTTGGCCGAAGCCGGCGCGGCCCATCGCCTGATGGAAGGCAGCGGGCACATCGGCAAGCTGGTGCTAGTGACGGGGTGA
- a CDS encoding tetratricopeptide repeat protein: MKGRCALLGSVALAAALAAAGADLERGLAAVERRDWSTALAEFQPLAERGDPAAQVNLGNLYMKGYGVPQSYATAFRWYLKAAEQGVAVGQDKLGLMFYYGLGVREDRREAARWFRAAAEQGDAGAQAILGSLYAAGDGVDKDKIQAFFWYSLAADQGHRGALDSKTALIETMSPGEVGEALDRLAAWAKRHPRAVPPPDSSESRRRARDRDRSPGRTP, from the coding sequence GTGAAGGGCCGTTGTGCGCTGCTGGGGAGTGTTGCCCTGGCGGCGGCGCTGGCGGCGGCCGGGGCCGACCTAGAGCGGGGCTTGGCGGCGGTGGAGCGGCGGGATTGGAGCACCGCCCTGGCCGAATTCCAGCCTTTGGCGGAGCGGGGCGATCCCGCCGCCCAGGTCAATCTCGGCAATCTCTATATGAAGGGCTACGGGGTGCCGCAGAGCTATGCCACCGCCTTCCGCTGGTACCTGAAGGCGGCCGAGCAGGGGGTCGCCGTGGGCCAGGACAAGCTGGGGCTGATGTTCTACTACGGCCTAGGCGTGCGGGAGGATCGCCGGGAGGCCGCCCGCTGGTTCCGGGCCGCGGCCGAGCAGGGCGATGCGGGCGCCCAAGCCATCCTAGGTTCGCTTTACGCAGCGGGCGACGGGGTAGATAAGGACAAGATTCAGGCGTTCTTCTGGTATAGCCTGGCCGCCGACCAAGGCCATCGCGGCGCCCTCGACAGCAAGACCGCCTTGATCGAGACCATGAGCCCGGGCGAAGTGGGTGAGGCGCTGGATCGCCTGGCCGCCTGGGCGAAGCGGCACCCACGGGCAGTGCCCCCACCCGACTCCTCCGAATCGCGGCGGAGGGCCCGGGACAGGGATCGTTCGCCAGGGCGCACGCCGTGA
- a CDS encoding H-NS histone family protein → MSENIAALSEQELAELIAKASRELEAKRHGKKREVIAQIKELAASIGVHVEISEGEKKPASRKGSTVPIKYRDPTNPKNAWTGRGMKPRWLSALLEQGHSLDEFRV, encoded by the coding sequence ATGTCGGAAAACATTGCTGCACTGTCGGAACAGGAGCTTGCTGAACTTATTGCCAAGGCTTCGCGGGAACTCGAGGCGAAGCGCCACGGCAAGAAACGGGAAGTCATCGCGCAAATTAAGGAATTGGCCGCATCTATCGGCGTGCACGTGGAAATCTCGGAAGGGGAGAAAAAGCCCGCGTCGCGAAAAGGTTCGACCGTCCCGATTAAGTACCGCGATCCCACGAATCCCAAGAATGCCTGGACAGGCCGCGGTATGAAACCGCGTTGGCTGAGCGCCCTGTTGGAGCAGGGTCACTCTCTCGACGAGTTTCGAGTATAG